The proteins below are encoded in one region of Bacillus vallismortis:
- the pdxT gene encoding pyridoxal 5'-phosphate synthase glutaminase subunit PdxT, giving the protein MLTIGVLGLQGAVREHIRAIEACGVAGLVVKRPEQLNEVDGLILPGGESTTMRRLIDTYQFMEPLRKFAAQGKPMFGTCAGLIILAKEIAGSDNPHLGLLNVVVERNSFGRQVDSFEADLTIKGLDKPFTGVFIRAPHILEAGENVEVLSEHNGRIVAAKQDQFLGCSFHPELTEDHRVTQLFVQMVEEYKQKALV; this is encoded by the coding sequence ATGTTAACAATAGGAGTACTAGGACTTCAAGGAGCAGTTAGAGAGCATATCCGTGCAATTGAAGCATGCGGCGTGGCTGGTCTTGTCGTTAAACGTCCGGAGCAGCTGAATGAAGTTGACGGGCTGATTTTGCCTGGTGGAGAAAGCACAACGATGCGCCGTTTGATTGATACGTATCAATTCATGGAGCCTCTTCGTAAATTTGCTGCTCAGGGAAAACCAATGTTTGGAACATGCGCTGGATTAATTATATTAGCAAAAGAAATTGCTGGTTCAGATAATCCTCATTTAGGTCTGCTGAATGTGGTTGTTGAACGCAATTCGTTTGGCCGGCAGGTTGACAGTTTTGAAGCTGATTTAACAATCAAGGGGCTGGACAAGCCTTTTACTGGGGTATTCATCCGTGCGCCGCATATTTTAGAAGCTGGTGAAAATGTCGAAGTTCTTTCGGAGCATAATGGCCGTATTGTAGCTGCTAAACAGGATCAATTCTTGGGCTGCTCGTTCCATCCGGAGCTGACAGAAGATCACCGAGTGACACAGCTGTTTGTTCAAATGGTTGAGGAATACAAGCAGAAAGCACTTGTATAA
- a CDS encoding glycoside hydrolase family 18 protein — MVKQGDTLSGIASRYRTTVNEIAETNEIPNPDSLVVGQTVVIPIAGQFYDVQQGDTLTSIARRFNTTAAELARINRIQLNTVLQIGFRLYIPPIPKQDIESNAYLEPRGNQISENLQQAAREASPYLTYLGAFSFQAQRDGTLVAPPLTNLRSIAENQNTTLMMIITNLENQAFSDELGRIILNDNAVKRRLLNEIVENARRYGFYDIHFDFEYLRPQDREAYNQFLREARDLFHREGFEISTALAPKTSATQQGRWYEAHDYRAHGQIVDFVVLMTYEWGYSGGPAQAVSPIGPVRDVIEYALTEMPANKIVMGQNLYGYDWTLPYTAGGTPARAISPQQAIVIATQNNAAIQYDQTAQAPFFRYTDAENRRHEVWFEDARSIQAKFNLIKELNLRGISYWKLGLSFPQNWLLLSDQFNIVKKTFR, encoded by the coding sequence GTGGTGAAACAAGGCGACACTCTTTCTGGTATCGCTTCACGCTACAGAACAACTGTAAATGAGATCGCAGAAACGAATGAAATACCGAATCCCGACAGCCTTGTTGTCGGACAAACCGTTGTCATTCCAATAGCCGGCCAGTTCTATGATGTCCAACAAGGTGATACCCTGACGTCCATCGCGCGGCGGTTCAATACTACAGCAGCCGAGCTTGCCAGGATTAACCGCATCCAGTTAAACACCGTGCTGCAGATTGGTTTCCGTTTATACATTCCACCCATTCCTAAACAAGACATCGAGTCAAATGCTTATCTTGAACCACGCGGAAATCAAATCAGCGAAAATCTTCAGCAGGCGGCCCGGGAAGCGTCACCCTACTTAACGTATCTTGGCGCATTCAGTTTTCAGGCACAGCGTGACGGGACCTTAGTCGCCCCGCCTTTAACGAACTTAAGAAGCATTGCGGAGAATCAAAACACGACATTGATGATGATTATAACGAACCTTGAAAATCAGGCATTCAGCGATGAGCTCGGCCGGATCATCTTAAACGACAATGCTGTGAAAAGAAGACTTTTAAATGAAATAGTCGAGAATGCCAGAAGATATGGGTTCTATGATATTCATTTTGACTTTGAATATTTGCGGCCTCAGGATAGAGAAGCCTATAATCAATTTCTCCGTGAAGCAAGGGATCTTTTCCATCGAGAAGGTTTTGAAATTTCTACTGCGCTTGCCCCTAAAACAAGCGCAACACAGCAAGGCAGATGGTACGAAGCTCATGATTACAGGGCACATGGCCAAATTGTAGACTTTGTTGTTCTCATGACATATGAATGGGGATATAGCGGGGGCCCGGCTCAAGCCGTTTCTCCAATCGGGCCTGTTCGGGATGTGATTGAATATGCTTTGACTGAAATGCCTGCAAATAAAATTGTCATGGGCCAGAATTTATATGGGTATGACTGGACGCTTCCGTATACAGCAGGGGGAACTCCAGCAAGAGCGATAAGCCCCCAGCAAGCCATTGTCATAGCCACTCAAAATAATGCCGCCATTCAGTATGACCAAACCGCTCAAGCGCCTTTCTTCCGCTATACTGATGCAGAAAACAGAAGACACGAGGTATGGTTTGAGGATGCCCGCTCAATCCAAGCAAAATTTAATCTCATTAAAGAGTTGAATTTAAGAGGCATCAGCTATTGGAAGCTTGGTCTATCTTTCCCGCAAAACTGGCTGTTGCTGTCTGATCAATTCAATATTGTTAAAAAGACGTTTCGATAA
- the serS gene encoding serine--tRNA ligase: protein MLDTKMLRANFQDIKAKLVHKGEDLTDFDKFEALDDRRRELIGKVEELKGKRNEVSQQVAVLKREKKDADHIIKEMREVSEDIKQLDEELRTVESELDHILLSIPNIPHESVPVGETEDDNIEVRQWGEKPSFAYEPKPHWDIADELGILDFERAAKVTGSRFVFYKGLGARLERALYNFMLDLHVDEYNYTEVIPPYMVNRASMTGTGQLPKFEEDAFKIREEDYFLIPTAEVPITNMHRDEILSGDSLPINYAAFSACFRSEAGSAGRDTRGLIRQHQFNKVELVKFVKPEDSYDELEKLTNQAERVLQLLELPYRVMSMCTGDLGFTAAKKYDIEVWIPSQDTYREISSCSNFEAFQARRANIRFRREAKGKPEHVHTLNGSGLAVGRTVAAILENYQQEDGSVVIPKVLRPYMGNKEVLKP from the coding sequence ATGCTTGATACAAAGATGCTAAGAGCAAATTTTCAAGACATTAAAGCCAAGCTTGTACACAAAGGCGAAGACTTAACTGATTTTGATAAGTTTGAGGCGCTGGACGATAGAAGACGAGAGCTTATCGGTAAAGTTGAAGAGTTAAAAGGAAAACGGAATGAAGTATCTCAGCAGGTTGCTGTACTGAAACGTGAGAAAAAAGACGCGGATCACATCATTAAAGAAATGCGTGAAGTCAGCGAGGACATTAAACAACTTGATGAAGAGTTAAGAACAGTGGAATCGGAGCTTGATCATATCCTTCTTTCTATCCCAAACATTCCGCATGAGTCTGTCCCTGTCGGTGAAACAGAAGACGACAATATAGAAGTTCGTCAATGGGGCGAAAAGCCTTCTTTTGCTTACGAGCCGAAGCCGCACTGGGATATCGCAGACGAGCTGGGGATTCTTGACTTTGAACGTGCAGCAAAAGTAACAGGAAGCCGTTTCGTCTTCTATAAAGGGTTAGGTGCCCGTCTGGAGCGTGCACTGTATAACTTTATGCTTGATCTGCATGTAGATGAGTATAACTATACTGAAGTAATCCCGCCTTATATGGTGAACCGCGCAAGCATGACGGGAACGGGTCAGCTTCCTAAATTCGAAGAGGATGCGTTTAAAATCAGAGAAGAAGATTACTTCTTAATTCCGACAGCGGAAGTACCGATTACAAACATGCATCGTGATGAAATCCTTTCAGGTGACAGCCTGCCTATTAACTATGCGGCATTCAGTGCCTGCTTCCGTTCTGAAGCGGGTTCAGCGGGGCGTGATACACGCGGGTTAATCCGTCAGCACCAATTTAATAAAGTTGAACTTGTGAAGTTTGTGAAGCCTGAAGATTCTTATGATGAATTAGAGAAGCTCACAAACCAAGCAGAACGAGTACTTCAGCTGCTTGAGCTTCCGTACCGTGTCATGAGCATGTGTACGGGTGATCTAGGCTTTACGGCGGCGAAAAAATACGATATCGAAGTTTGGATTCCAAGCCAGGACACGTATCGTGAAATCTCTTCTTGCAGCAACTTCGAAGCATTTCAGGCAAGACGGGCGAACATTCGTTTTAGACGTGAAGCGAAAGGCAAGCCTGAGCATGTACACACACTGAATGGTTCAGGTCTGGCAGTTGGAAGAACAGTTGCCGCTATCCTAGAAAATTATCAGCAGGAAGACGGAAGTGTCGTCATTCCGAAAGTGCTTCGCCCTTATATGGGGAATAAAGAAGTATTGAAACCGTAA
- the dgk gene encoding deoxyguanosine kinase yields the protein MNTAPFIAIEGPIGAGKTTLATMLSQELGFPMINEIVEDNPYLDKFYDNIEEWSFQLEMFFLCHRYKQLEDTSNHFLKKGQPVIADYHIYKNVIFAERTLSQHQLEKYKKIYRLLTDDLPKPNFIIYIKASLPTLLHRIEKRGRPFEKKIETSYLEQLIADYEVAIKQLQEADPELTVLTIDGDSKDFVLNKSDFERIAAHVKELII from the coding sequence ATGAATACAGCCCCTTTTATCGCAATAGAAGGTCCTATCGGGGCAGGAAAAACAACCCTCGCAACGATGCTCTCACAAGAGCTTGGTTTCCCTATGATCAATGAGATTGTTGAGGATAACCCGTACCTTGATAAGTTTTATGACAATATCGAGGAATGGAGTTTCCAGCTTGAGATGTTTTTTCTCTGTCACAGATACAAACAGCTTGAAGACACCAGTAATCACTTTTTAAAAAAGGGACAGCCTGTGATAGCTGATTATCACATTTATAAAAATGTCATTTTTGCGGAACGCACCCTGTCTCAACATCAGCTGGAAAAATACAAAAAGATTTATCGCCTGCTAACAGATGATCTGCCAAAGCCGAATTTCATCATTTACATAAAGGCTAGTCTGCCCACATTGTTACATCGCATTGAAAAACGCGGACGTCCCTTTGAGAAAAAAATTGAAACAAGCTATTTAGAGCAGCTGATCGCAGATTATGAAGTCGCCATCAAACAACTGCAGGAGGCAGACCCTGAACTTACAGTGTTAACGATAGATGGTGATTCAAAAGACTTCGTTTTGAATAAGAGCGACTTTGAACGCATTGCCGCCCATGTAAAGGAGCTTATCATATGA
- the pdxS gene encoding pyridoxal 5'-phosphate synthase lyase subunit PdxS, translated as MAQTGTERVKRGMAEMQKGGVIMDVINAEQAKIAEEAGAVAVMALERVPADIRAAGGVARMADPTIVEEVMNAVSIPVMAKARIGHIVEARVLEAMGVDYIDESEVLTPADEEFHLNKNEYTVPFVCGCRDLGEATRRIAEGASMLRTKGEPGTGNIVEAVRHMRKVNAQVRKVVAMSEDELMTEAKNLGAPYELLLQIKKDGKLPVVNFAAGGVATPADAALMMQLGADGVFVGSGIFKSDNPAKFAKAIVEATTHYTDYKLIAELSKELGTAMKGIEISNLLPEQRMQERGW; from the coding sequence ATGGCTCAAACAGGTACTGAACGTGTAAAACGCGGAATGGCAGAAATGCAAAAGGGCGGCGTCATCATGGACGTCATCAATGCGGAACAAGCGAAAATTGCTGAAGAAGCTGGAGCTGTCGCTGTAATGGCGCTGGAGCGTGTACCAGCTGATATTCGCGCGGCTGGAGGAGTTGCCCGTATGGCTGACCCTACAATCGTGGAAGAAGTAATGAATGCAGTATCTATCCCGGTAATGGCAAAAGCGCGTATCGGACATATTGTTGAAGCGCGTGTGCTGGAAGCTATGGGTGTTGACTATATTGATGAAAGTGAAGTTCTGACTCCGGCTGACGAAGAATTTCATTTAAATAAAAATGAATACACAGTTCCTTTCGTCTGCGGCTGCCGTGATCTTGGTGAAGCAACGCGCCGTATCGCTGAAGGTGCTTCTATGCTTCGTACGAAAGGTGAGCCTGGAACAGGGAACATCGTTGAAGCTGTTCGCCATATGCGCAAAGTAAACGCTCAAGTTCGCAAAGTCGTTGCGATGAGTGAAGATGAACTCATGACAGAAGCGAAAAACTTAGGCGCTCCTTACGAGCTTCTCCTTCAAATTAAAAAAGACGGCAAGCTTCCTGTCGTAAACTTTGCGGCCGGCGGCGTAGCAACTCCTGCTGATGCTGCTCTCATGATGCAGCTTGGTGCTGACGGAGTATTTGTTGGCTCTGGTATTTTTAAATCAGACAACCCTGCTAAATTTGCGAAAGCAATTGTCGAAGCAACAACTCACTACACTGATTACAAATTGATTGCTGAGCTTTCTAAAGAGCTTGGTACTGCAATGAAAGGGATTGAAATCTCAAACTTACTTCCAGAACAGCGTATGCAAGAACGCGGCTGGTAG
- the guaB gene encoding IMP dehydrogenase: MWESKFSKEGLTFDDVLLLPAKSEVLPRDVDLSVELTKTLKLNIPVISAGMDTVTESAMAIAMARQGGLGIIHKNMSIEQQAEQVDKVKRSERGVITNPFFLTPDHQVFDAEHLMGKYRISGVPIVNNEEDQKLVGIITNRDLRFISDYSMKISDVMTKEELVTAPVGTTLDEAEKILQKHKIEKLPLVDDQNKLKGLITIKDIEKVIEFPNSSKDIHGRLIVGAAVGVTGDTMTRVKKLVEANVDVIVIDTAHGHSQGVVNTVTKIRETYPELNIIAGNVATAEATRALIEAGVDVVKVGIGPGSICTTRVVAGVGVPQITAIYDCATEARKHGKTIIADGGIKFSGDITKALAAGGHAVMLGSLLAGTSESPGETEIYQGRRFKVYRGMGSVAAMEKGSKDRYFQEENKKFVPEGIEGRTPYKGPVEETVYQLVGGLRSGMGYCGSKDLLALREEAQFIRMTGAGLRESHPHDVQITKESPNYTIS; this comes from the coding sequence ATGTGGGAAAGTAAATTTTCAAAAGAAGGCTTAACGTTCGACGATGTGCTGCTTTTGCCAGCCAAGTCAGAGGTGCTTCCGCGTGATGTGGATTTATCTGTAGAACTTACAAAAACGTTAAAGCTGAATATTCCTGTCATCAGCGCAGGTATGGACACTGTAACAGAATCAGCAATGGCGATTGCAATGGCTAGACAGGGCGGCTTGGGCATCATTCATAAAAACATGTCCATTGAACAACAGGCTGAACAAGTTGATAAAGTTAAGCGTTCTGAGCGCGGAGTTATCACAAATCCCTTCTTTTTAACTCCTGATCACCAAGTATTTGATGCGGAGCATTTGATGGGGAAATACAGAATTTCCGGTGTTCCGATTGTAAATAACGAAGAAGATCAAAAGCTCGTCGGAATTATTACAAACCGTGATCTTCGTTTTATTTCTGACTACTCTATGAAAATCAGCGATGTCATGACGAAAGAAGAACTCGTCACTGCACCTGTAGGAACGACTTTGGATGAGGCTGAAAAGATTTTGCAGAAACATAAAATTGAAAAGCTTCCTCTCGTTGATGACCAGAATAAATTAAAAGGTCTTATCACAATTAAAGACATTGAAAAAGTTATTGAGTTCCCGAACTCATCTAAAGACATTCACGGCCGTCTGATCGTTGGTGCGGCAGTTGGCGTAACTGGCGATACAATGACTCGTGTCAAAAAGCTTGTCGAAGCCAATGTTGATGTCATTGTTATCGACACAGCTCACGGACACTCTCAAGGGGTAGTAAACACAGTAACAAAAATTCGTGAAACGTATCCTGAATTAAATATTATTGCTGGAAACGTGGCAACAGCTGAAGCGACAAGAGCTCTTATCGAAGCTGGAGTAGACGTTGTCAAAGTTGGAATCGGACCTGGTTCAATTTGTACTACACGCGTGGTGGCGGGTGTCGGTGTTCCGCAAATTACAGCGATTTATGATTGTGCGACTGAAGCAAGAAAACACGGCAAGACAATCATTGCAGACGGCGGAATTAAATTCTCTGGCGATATCACGAAAGCATTGGCAGCCGGCGGACATGCTGTTATGCTCGGCAGCTTGCTTGCAGGCACGTCAGAAAGTCCTGGGGAAACTGAAATCTACCAAGGCAGAAGATTTAAAGTTTACCGCGGTATGGGATCAGTTGCTGCAATGGAAAAAGGAAGTAAAGACCGTTACTTCCAAGAAGAAAACAAAAAATTCGTTCCTGAAGGAATTGAAGGACGCACACCTTACAAAGGACCAGTTGAAGAAACTGTTTATCAGCTAGTCGGCGGTCTTCGTTCCGGTATGGGATATTGCGGATCCAAAGATCTTCTAGCTTTAAGAGAAGAAGCTCAGTTCATTCGCATGACTGGCGCAGGACTTCGTGAAAGCCATCCGCACGATGTGCAGATTACAAAAGAATCACCGAACTATACAATTTCATAA
- the dck gene encoding deoxyadenosine/deoxycytidine kinase: MKDHHIPKNSIITVAGTVGVGKSTLTKALAKRLGFKTSLEEVDHNPYLEKFYHDFERWSFHLQIYFLAERFKEQKTIFEAGGGFVQDRSIYEDTGIFAKMHADKGTMSKIDYKTYTSLFEAMVMTPYFPHPDVLIYLEGDLDNVLNRIEERGREMELQTNRSYWEEMHTRYENWISGFNACPVLKLRIEDYDLLNDESSIENIVDQIASVISENQIK; the protein is encoded by the coding sequence ATGAAAGACCATCATATTCCTAAAAATTCAATTATCACAGTAGCCGGAACAGTAGGTGTCGGAAAATCGACTTTAACAAAAGCTTTGGCTAAAAGGCTTGGATTTAAAACCTCTTTAGAGGAAGTCGATCATAATCCATACTTAGAAAAGTTCTATCATGATTTTGAACGTTGGAGTTTTCATCTGCAAATTTACTTCTTAGCTGAACGATTCAAAGAACAGAAAACGATTTTTGAAGCTGGCGGAGGATTTGTACAGGATCGTTCTATTTATGAAGACACAGGAATATTCGCGAAAATGCATGCTGACAAAGGGACTATGTCAAAGATTGATTACAAAACCTACACAAGCCTTTTCGAAGCAATGGTTATGACACCGTATTTCCCACATCCAGATGTATTGATCTATTTGGAGGGAGATCTGGACAACGTTTTAAACCGGATTGAAGAACGGGGCCGTGAAATGGAGCTTCAGACAAACCGTTCTTATTGGGAAGAAATGCATACGCGCTATGAAAACTGGATAAGTGGTTTTAACGCCTGCCCTGTTTTAAAGCTTCGCATTGAGGATTATGATCTGCTGAACGACGAAAGCTCAATTGAAAACATTGTCGATCAAATCGCTTCAGTTATTTCTGAAAATCAAATAAAGTGA
- the dacA gene encoding D-alanyl-D-alanine carboxypeptidase, whose translation MNIMKCKRILMSLVILTLFVTCLAPMSKANAASDPIDINASAAIMIEASSGKILYSKNADERLPIASMTKMMTEYLLLEAIDQGKVKWDQTYTPDDYVYEISQDNSLSNVPLRKDGKYTVKELYQATAIYSANAAAIGIAEIVAGSETEFVKRMNAKAKELGLTDYKFVNATGLENKDLHGHQPEGTSADEESEVSAKDMAILADHLITDYPEVLETSSIAKTKFREGTDDEMDMPNWNFMLKGLVSEYKKATVDGLKTGSTDSAGSCFTGTAELNGMRVITVVLNAKGNLHTGRFDETKKMFDYAFDNFSMKEIYAEGDQVKGHKTISVDKGKEKEVGIVTNKAFSLPVKNGEEKNYKAKVTLNKDTLTAPVKKGTKVGKLTAEYTGDEKDYGFLNGNLAGVDLVTKEKVEKANWFVLTMRSIGGFFAGIWGSIVDTVTGWF comes from the coding sequence TTGAACATCATGAAATGTAAACGGATATTGATGTCATTGGTTATATTAACACTATTTGTGACTTGCCTGGCTCCGATGTCAAAAGCAAATGCAGCCAGCGATCCAATTGATATCAATGCATCAGCTGCTATTATGATCGAAGCTTCTTCAGGTAAAATTCTGTACAGTAAAAATGCAGATGAAAGATTGCCAATTGCAAGTATGACAAAAATGATGACAGAGTATCTGTTATTAGAAGCAATTGACCAAGGAAAAGTAAAATGGGACCAAACCTATACGCCTGATGATTATGTGTATGAGATTTCCCAAGATAACAGCTTATCAAACGTTCCTCTTCGTAAGGACGGGAAGTACACAGTAAAAGAACTTTATCAAGCTACAGCAATTTATTCTGCAAATGCCGCTGCTATCGGGATTGCAGAAATCGTTGCGGGTTCTGAAACTGAGTTTGTTAAAAGAATGAATGCAAAAGCGAAAGAACTTGGCTTAACAGATTACAAATTTGTTAACGCAACAGGTCTTGAAAACAAAGATCTTCACGGGCATCAGCCTGAGGGGACAAGCGCAGATGAAGAAAGTGAAGTTTCTGCTAAGGATATGGCGATTCTTGCAGATCATTTGATTACTGACTACCCTGAGGTTTTGGAGACTTCCAGTATCGCCAAAACGAAGTTCAGAGAGGGCACCGATGATGAAATGGACATGCCCAACTGGAACTTCATGCTGAAAGGGCTCGTCAGCGAGTATAAAAAAGCGACTGTGGATGGATTGAAAACAGGTTCTACAGACTCTGCGGGTTCATGTTTCACAGGAACAGCTGAACTCAACGGAATGCGCGTCATTACTGTTGTGTTGAACGCAAAGGGCAACCTTCATACAGGCCGTTTCGATGAGACGAAAAAAATGTTCGATTATGCTTTCGACAATTTCTCCATGAAAGAAATTTACGCTGAAGGCGATCAAGTAAAAGGCCACAAAACGATTTCAGTTGATAAGGGTAAAGAGAAAGAAGTAGGCATTGTGACAAACAAAGCATTCTCTCTTCCTGTCAAGAATGGTGAAGAAAAGAATTACAAGGCGAAGGTCACATTAAATAAAGATACGCTAACCGCTCCTGTGAAAAAAGGAACGAAGGTTGGGAAACTGACTGCTGAATATACAGGTGATGAAAAGGATTACGGATTCCTTAACGGCAATCTGGCTGGTGTAGACCTTGTTACAAAAGAAAAAGTAGAAAAAGCAAACTGGTTTGTTCTGACAATGCGCAGTATCGGCGGATTTTTCGCTGGCATTTGGGGAAGTATTGTTGATACGGTAACCGGCTGGTTTTAA
- a CDS encoding YaaC family protein produces MTYHKWKDLGLFYSIESTQKFLEKTYMLNGIDEAKKNSYKNSERFIYFLKHAESFYEQASSSPLEIKPILLFYGMAQLIKACLITRDPHYPSHTSVLAHGVTTRKRKKQNYCFSDDEVKIQRNGLCIHFMKHLFGQSDIVDERYTMKTLLMAIPELSDTFYFQKKERYLTKVEKERDRISVPEHVVINYKMSDARFAEYMNHYFQWSFAKKNEHGLLFDISLQDTKPWTSTGLLYDMGKNQYYIPSKREQFLRLPEMAIHYLILYNIGMIARYETEWWYELLTQHISDDYVLIQQFLLVTENKFPTYTLQLLLQC; encoded by the coding sequence ATGACATATCATAAGTGGAAAGACTTAGGGCTATTTTACTCCATTGAATCAACCCAGAAATTTCTAGAGAAAACTTATATGTTAAACGGCATTGATGAAGCGAAAAAAAACTCCTATAAAAACAGTGAGCGATTTATTTATTTCTTAAAGCATGCTGAATCGTTTTATGAACAAGCCTCATCTTCTCCTTTGGAAATCAAACCGATTCTCTTATTTTACGGAATGGCACAGCTTATCAAAGCATGTCTAATTACACGTGATCCTCATTATCCAAGCCATACATCAGTACTGGCACACGGCGTAACAACAAGAAAGCGAAAGAAACAGAATTATTGTTTTAGCGATGATGAAGTAAAGATACAACGGAACGGCCTATGCATACATTTCATGAAACACTTATTTGGACAATCGGATATAGTGGATGAACGGTATACCATGAAAACATTATTAATGGCGATTCCAGAACTAAGTGATACTTTCTATTTTCAAAAGAAAGAACGGTATTTGACAAAAGTCGAGAAGGAGAGGGACAGGATTTCGGTGCCAGAGCATGTGGTCATCAATTATAAAATGTCTGATGCAAGATTTGCCGAATATATGAACCATTATTTTCAATGGTCTTTTGCAAAGAAAAATGAACACGGGCTGCTGTTTGACATTTCACTGCAAGACACGAAGCCATGGACATCGACCGGCTTGTTATATGACATGGGAAAAAACCAATATTATATCCCGTCTAAAAGAGAGCAATTTCTGAGACTTCCTGAAATGGCAATTCATTATTTAATTTTATACAATATAGGGATGATTGCGAGGTATGAGACGGAGTGGTGGTATGAGCTGTTAACCCAGCATATAAGCGATGATTACGTACTAATTCAGCAGTTTTTATTAGTGACTGAAAATAAATTCCCGACATACACATTACAACTTCTTCTTCAATGTTGA